A single Henriciella sp. AS95 DNA region contains:
- the nuoE gene encoding NADH-quinone oxidoreductase subunit NuoE — MALRRFDIEAGGDTFAFKPETEEKISFWRGKYPADKQRSAVIPLLWLAQKDNAGWLSEPAMREVANRLEMPYIRVYEVATFYTMFRLQPVGKHHVQLCGTTPCMLRGANDLKKVCESKIGKKMAVTDDGRLSWEEVECLGACVNAPMVQINDYYYEDLTPEKLEEILGKLSNGVDVAPGTFVDRINSAPEGGLTSLEDEACFDGSRNNITSIPNLPEATKSEAPPAEAAGKPDRPAPTNVDREEPEEEEIEADQDVVAKENADDDAPVASDDIEGDRPEAASVAAGEEDDLKRIKGIGPKNEDQLNELGIFKFAQIAAWTEENVKWVEGYLSFRGRIAREDWIGQAKTLAAGEETEFSKRVDAGDVPSSQEEGED, encoded by the coding sequence GCCCGAGACGGAAGAAAAGATTTCGTTCTGGCGCGGAAAATATCCGGCCGACAAACAGCGCTCGGCCGTGATTCCGCTGCTCTGGCTTGCGCAGAAGGACAATGCCGGCTGGCTGTCCGAGCCGGCCATGCGCGAGGTCGCGAACAGGCTGGAAATGCCATATATTCGTGTCTACGAGGTCGCGACCTTCTACACGATGTTCCGCCTTCAGCCTGTGGGTAAGCATCACGTCCAGCTGTGTGGCACGACGCCATGTATGCTTCGCGGGGCGAATGATCTGAAGAAGGTCTGCGAAAGCAAGATCGGCAAGAAAATGGCCGTTACCGATGACGGTCGGCTCTCGTGGGAAGAGGTCGAATGCCTTGGTGCCTGCGTGAATGCGCCAATGGTTCAGATCAACGACTACTATTACGAGGATCTGACGCCGGAAAAACTGGAAGAGATTCTAGGCAAACTGTCGAATGGCGTCGATGTCGCGCCAGGCACGTTTGTCGACCGCATCAATAGCGCGCCCGAGGGCGGGCTGACCTCGCTCGAAGATGAGGCGTGTTTCGATGGAAGTCGAAACAACATCACGAGTATTCCGAATTTGCCAGAGGCAACCAAGAGCGAAGCGCCGCCTGCCGAAGCCGCTGGCAAGCCCGACCGCCCGGCCCCGACCAATGTCGACCGCGAGGAGCCTGAAGAGGAAGAAATCGAGGCGGACCAGGACGTCGTTGCGAAAGAGAATGCTGACGATGATGCACCGGTCGCGAGCGATGATATCGAAGGCGACCGCCCCGAAGCGGCCAGCGTTGCCGCAGGCGAGGAAGATGATCTCAAGCGCATCAAAGGCATCGGGCCCAAGAATGAGGACCAGCTGAACGAGCTGGGCATCTTCAAGTTCGCGCAGATTGCAGCCTGGACTGAAGAGAACGTAAAATGGGTGGAGGGTTATTTGTCCTTCCGCGGCCGCATCGCTCGCGAGGACTGGATTGGCCAGGCCAAGACACTCGCAGCAGGTGAAGAGACTGAATTTTCCAAACGGGTTGATGCGGGCGATGTCCCATCGAGCCAGGAAGAAGGCGAAGACTGA
- the nuoF gene encoding NADH-quinone oxidoreductase subunit NuoF: MLQDKDRIFTNLYGVHSPDLEEAKKRGAWHLTREMLQQTPEWICDQIKASGLRGRGGAGFPTGLKWTFMPKEVRDRPHYLVVNADESEPGTCKDREIMRHDPHLLIEGCMVASYAMRANACYVYLRGEYIAEREALEKAVKEAYEAGLIGKNNKNGWDFDLYVHHGAGAYICGEETALLESLEGKKGQPRLKPPFPANAGLYGCPTTVNNVESIAVAPTILRRGAEWFAGFGRPNNTGTKLFCISGHVNKPCNVEEEMSITFKDLIETHCGGIRGGWDNLKAVIPGGSSVPMVPAEQILDAYMDFDTLRDLKSGLGTAAVIVMDKSTDLIQAIARISYFYKHESCGQCTPCREGTGWMWRVLERMAKGVAEHGEIDMLLDVSHQIEGHTICALGDAAAWPVQGLIRHFRHEIEDRITQYRAPRALVQGNVVAAE, encoded by the coding sequence ATGCTACAGGACAAGGATCGGATTTTCACGAACCTCTACGGCGTCCATTCGCCGGATCTTGAGGAAGCAAAGAAGCGCGGCGCGTGGCACCTGACGCGTGAGATGCTGCAACAGACGCCAGAATGGATCTGCGATCAGATCAAGGCGTCCGGTCTTCGCGGACGTGGCGGCGCCGGCTTCCCGACGGGTCTGAAATGGACCTTCATGCCGAAGGAAGTTCGCGACCGTCCACACTACCTCGTTGTAAACGCTGATGAATCGGAACCCGGCACCTGTAAGGATCGGGAGATCATGCGCCATGATCCACACTTGTTGATCGAGGGCTGCATGGTCGCGTCATACGCAATGCGGGCGAATGCCTGCTACGTCTATCTGCGCGGCGAATATATTGCTGAACGGGAAGCGCTCGAGAAGGCCGTCAAAGAGGCCTACGAGGCTGGTCTGATCGGCAAGAACAACAAGAATGGCTGGGATTTCGATCTCTATGTCCACCACGGCGCCGGTGCGTATATCTGCGGTGAAGAGACGGCCCTTCTGGAAAGCCTTGAAGGCAAGAAAGGTCAACCCCGTCTGAAGCCGCCATTCCCGGCCAATGCCGGGCTCTATGGTTGCCCGACAACCGTCAACAATGTTGAGTCGATTGCTGTCGCTCCAACAATTCTGCGCCGCGGCGCCGAGTGGTTTGCAGGCTTCGGTCGCCCGAACAATACGGGCACCAAGCTGTTTTGTATCTCCGGGCACGTGAACAAGCCGTGCAATGTTGAAGAAGAGATGTCGATCACCTTCAAGGATCTCATCGAGACCCATTGCGGCGGCATCCGGGGTGGCTGGGACAACCTCAAGGCTGTCATTCCGGGCGGATCATCGGTGCCAATGGTGCCGGCTGAGCAGATCCTGGACGCGTATATGGACTTCGACACGCTACGCGACCTCAAGTCAGGTCTCGGTACGGCGGCCGTGATTGTCATGGACAAATCCACAGACCTGATCCAGGCGATCGCGCGGATCTCATACTTCTACAAGCATGAGAGCTGCGGCCAGTGTACGCCGTGCCGGGAAGGCACCGGCTGGATGTGGCGCGTGCTGGAGCGGATGGCCAAGGGCGTTGCTGAGCACGGTGAGATCGACATGCTGCTCGACGTGTCGCACCAGATTGAGGGCCACACGATTTGCGCACTCGGCGATGCGGCGGCCTGGCCCGTGCAGGGCCTGATTCGTCACTTCCGTCATGAAATCGAAGATCGCATCACCCAGTACCGGGCGCCGCGCGCGCTGGTGCAGGGCAATGTGGTTGCGGCTGAGTAG
- the nuoG gene encoding NADH-quinone oxidoreductase subunit NuoG, producing the protein MADDLFKLNIDGKDIEVPKSYTLMQACEEAGAEIPRFCYHERLSVAGNCRMCLVQWKGAPKPIASCAQTVGEMRMNPDGTPPNILTSGDYVEKARNGVMEFLLINHPLDCPICDQGGECDLQDQAMAYGRSGSRYDLNKRAVENKYMGPLVKTIMTRCIQCTRCVRFAAEVAGVEEIGMISRGEDAEITTYLEESLTSELSGNVIDLCPVGALTSKPYAYNARPWELRKTESIDVMDALGSAIRIDAKGDAVMRIMPIINEEVNEEWLSDKSRFIWDGLGRQRLDKPYIRENGKLRPASWSEALSATADLLKGDASKIGMIAGDLIEVEQAKAALDLARNLGIQSTDCRPAGAKYGTDSVRERYILNPTLMGVEEADALLLIGVNPRVEAAVWNARIRKAWLWNDLKVGVVGEPVDLTYDYEHLGSAADSLTGLYGRDSTFMESFRKAKRPMVVVGEQALLGDAGLDVLNAAHGLALEASAISEDWSGFGVLHNAAGRVGALDVGFVPGEGGADTAAMLSGGVDTLVLLGADELDLSGLGDTKTIYVGHHGDAGAAKADIILPCAAYSEIDATYVNTEGRVQMTSQAVQPKGEAKDGWAIFRALSDSVGKTLAYDSAAELREILREQNSVFAGHGFAPGTAGHTALSEPPAKPEGLEKARPFEAPFADFYLTNPIARASKTMAECSLMKRGLETPVAAE; encoded by the coding sequence ATGGCTGATGATCTGTTCAAACTGAATATCGACGGTAAGGACATTGAGGTCCCGAAGTCCTACACGCTTATGCAGGCGTGCGAGGAAGCGGGCGCCGAGATTCCACGCTTCTGTTACCATGAGCGACTATCGGTCGCCGGTAATTGCCGTATGTGTCTTGTCCAATGGAAGGGCGCGCCGAAGCCGATTGCGAGCTGCGCCCAGACCGTTGGCGAGATGCGGATGAACCCTGACGGCACGCCACCGAACATTCTCACTTCAGGTGATTATGTTGAAAAGGCGCGCAACGGCGTCATGGAGTTCCTGCTGATCAACCACCCGCTGGACTGCCCGATCTGTGACCAGGGCGGCGAATGCGACCTGCAGGATCAGGCGATGGCTTATGGCCGGTCGGGCTCGCGCTACGACCTCAACAAGCGCGCGGTGGAAAACAAATATATGGGGCCGCTGGTCAAGACGATCATGACGCGCTGCATTCAGTGTACGCGCTGTGTCCGCTTTGCTGCCGAGGTCGCAGGCGTTGAGGAAATCGGCATGATTTCCCGCGGTGAAGACGCTGAAATCACGACATATCTTGAGGAGTCTCTCACCTCAGAGCTTTCCGGCAATGTGATTGACCTCTGCCCGGTCGGCGCGCTGACGTCGAAGCCGTATGCTTACAATGCGCGCCCATGGGAGCTGCGCAAGACCGAATCGATCGACGTCATGGACGCGCTCGGCTCGGCGATCCGAATTGATGCCAAAGGGGATGCGGTCATGCGCATCATGCCGATCATCAACGAGGAAGTGAATGAAGAGTGGCTTTCCGATAAGTCGCGGTTCATCTGGGACGGTCTCGGCCGTCAGCGCCTCGACAAACCGTATATCCGCGAGAACGGTAAGCTGCGTCCGGCAAGCTGGAGCGAAGCGCTGTCGGCAACCGCAGACCTGTTGAAGGGTGACGCGTCGAAGATCGGCATGATTGCTGGCGATCTCATCGAAGTTGAGCAAGCCAAAGCGGCGCTGGATCTGGCGCGCAATCTCGGTATTCAGTCGACGGATTGCCGCCCTGCGGGCGCAAAATATGGCACAGATTCAGTGCGTGAGCGCTACATTCTGAACCCGACCTTGATGGGTGTGGAAGAAGCCGATGCGTTGCTCCTGATTGGTGTGAACCCGCGCGTCGAAGCGGCCGTCTGGAATGCGCGTATCCGGAAGGCCTGGCTGTGGAATGATCTGAAGGTTGGTGTCGTCGGTGAGCCGGTCGACCTGACTTACGATTATGAGCACCTCGGTTCAGCGGCAGACAGTCTGACCGGTCTCTATGGTCGCGACAGCACCTTTATGGAGTCGTTCCGCAAGGCGAAGCGGCCGATGGTCGTTGTTGGTGAGCAGGCACTGCTCGGCGATGCGGGGCTCGACGTGTTGAACGCAGCGCACGGTCTGGCACTGGAAGCATCCGCCATCAGTGAAGACTGGAGCGGATTTGGCGTGCTTCACAACGCAGCTGGCCGTGTTGGCGCGCTCGATGTCGGTTTTGTGCCTGGCGAAGGCGGCGCAGACACTGCTGCCATGTTGTCCGGCGGCGTCGACACGCTGGTTCTTCTTGGGGCGGATGAGCTTGATCTATCTGGCCTCGGCGACACAAAGACGATCTATGTCGGTCACCATGGCGACGCGGGCGCGGCGAAAGCCGATATCATTCTTCCCTGCGCGGCATACTCTGAAATTGACGCGACCTACGTGAATACAGAAGGCCGCGTACAGATGACGAGCCAGGCCGTGCAGCCAAAAGGCGAGGCCAAGGATGGCTGGGCAATCTTCCGCGCCCTGTCGGACTCGGTCGGCAAAACGCTCGCTTACGATTCGGCGGCTGAACTTCGGGAAATCCTGCGCGAGCAGAATTCTGTGTTTGCAGGCCACGGATTCGCCCCAGGCACAGCCGGTCATACGGCGCTGAGCGAACCGCCCGCCAAACCGGAAGGCCTTGAAAAAGCGCGTCCTTTTGAAGCGCCTTTTGCGGATTTCTACCTGACGAACCCGATTGCCCGGGCTTCCAAGACAATGGCTGAGTGCTCGCTGATGAAGCGTGGCCTTGAAACGCCGGTAGCAGCGGAGTAG
- the nuoH gene encoding NADH-quinone oxidoreductase subunit NuoH codes for MSAFIQEHGLLFGWLTVISQILLFTVVLLLSLAFLLLMDRKVWAAVMMRKGPNVVGPFGLLQSFADFGKFLLKEIIIPAGANKTVFLLAPILSLTLAFASWAVIPVAPGWVVSDLNVGILYLFAISSLGVYGIIMGGWASNSKYPFLGSLRSAAQMVSYEVSIGFIIITVILLVGSMNLSEIVNNQSGGFWTWHVFSFNHIILFPVMVVMFVMFFVSALAETNRPPFDLPEAESELVAGYQVEYSSTPYLLFMIGEYLNIVLMCAMMTILFLGGWHGPIAMGEDFVANFPLWLVNLGHLAWFMAKIVFFFFLFALVKAVVPRYRYDQLMRLGWKIFLPTSLVAVFIVAGYVVYAGVQS; via the coding sequence ATGAGTGCATTCATCCAGGAACATGGACTGCTTTTTGGCTGGCTGACAGTGATCAGCCAGATATTGCTGTTCACGGTCGTGCTTCTGCTGTCGCTGGCCTTCCTGCTGCTGATGGACCGCAAGGTCTGGGCAGCGGTGATGATGCGCAAAGGCCCGAACGTGGTTGGCCCGTTCGGCCTGCTGCAGAGCTTTGCAGATTTCGGGAAATTCCTTCTCAAGGAAATCATTATCCCTGCGGGTGCGAACAAGACGGTCTTCCTGCTCGCGCCGATCCTGTCTCTGACGTTGGCATTCGCGTCCTGGGCCGTGATCCCGGTTGCGCCAGGCTGGGTCGTTTCCGACCTCAATGTCGGCATCCTCTACCTGTTCGCGATCTCGTCGCTTGGTGTTTACGGCATCATCATGGGCGGCTGGGCATCCAACTCGAAATATCCATTTCTCGGATCGCTCCGGTCTGCAGCGCAGATGGTGTCATATGAAGTCTCGATTGGTTTCATCATCATCACCGTGATCCTGCTCGTTGGCTCGATGAACCTGTCTGAGATCGTCAATAACCAGTCAGGTGGCTTCTGGACGTGGCACGTCTTCAGCTTCAATCACATCATCCTCTTCCCGGTTATGGTGGTGATGTTTGTGATGTTCTTTGTCTCGGCCTTGGCTGAAACAAACCGGCCGCCATTTGACTTGCCGGAAGCAGAATCCGAACTCGTTGCCGGCTATCAGGTCGAGTATTCGTCAACGCCATACCTGCTCTTCATGATCGGTGAATATCTCAACATCGTTCTGATGTGCGCCATGATGACCATCCTGTTCCTGGGTGGATGGCATGGACCAATTGCGATGGGTGAGGACTTTGTCGCCAATTTCCCGCTCTGGCTCGTCAATCTTGGTCATCTGGCCTGGTTCATGGCGAAGATTGTTTTCTTCTTCTTCCTCTTCGCGCTGGTGAAAGCCGTCGTTCCGCGTTACCGGTACGACCAGCTGATGCGGCTTGGCTGGAAGATCTTTCTGCCGACGTCACTCGTCGCTGTCTTCATTGTCGCGGGATATGTTGTTTATGCGGGAGTCCAGTCATGA
- the nuoI gene encoding NADH-quinone oxidoreductase subunit NuoI, translating to MSLVQTIRGALLTDFFSAFGLGLREMFRRKATNNYPFEKNPLSPRFRGEHALRRYPNGEERCIACKLCEAICPAQAITIEAEPREDGSRRTTRYDIDMVKCIYCGFCQEACPVDAIVEGPNFEFATETREELYYDKERLLANGDRWERLIARNLELDAPYR from the coding sequence ATGAGCCTCGTTCAAACCATTCGCGGCGCGCTGCTAACTGATTTCTTCAGCGCCTTTGGCCTTGGCCTTCGTGAGATGTTCCGCCGCAAGGCGACGAACAATTACCCGTTCGAGAAAAACCCGCTGAGCCCGCGCTTTCGCGGCGAGCATGCGCTGCGTCGTTATCCCAATGGCGAAGAGCGCTGCATCGCCTGTAAGCTGTGTGAGGCGATCTGTCCGGCGCAGGCCATCACGATTGAGGCCGAGCCGCGCGAAGACGGGTCTCGCCGCACCACGCGCTATGACATCGACATGGTGAAATGCATCTATTGCGGCTTCTGTCAGGAAGCCTGCCCAGTGGACGCCATTGTCGAGGGGCCGAATTTCGAATTCGCGACGGAAACGCGCGAAGAACTTTACTACGACAAAGAGAGACTGCTTGCGAACGGAGATCGCTGGGAACGGCTGATCGCACGCAATCTCGAACTCGACGCGCCGTACCGCTAG
- a CDS encoding NADH-quinone oxidoreductase subunit J: MIGADPVELIAFYILAAIVTISAIAVIAAKNPVHSVLWLILTFFTSAGLLVLIGAEFLAMLLVVVYVGAVAVLFLFVVMMLDVDFVELKQGFLGYLPFGVLMGIAFIAEIALATFARGGGNDNFNPYPGAETNAEAIGQVMYTDYLLLFQLSGIILLVAMIGAIVLTLRHRPHVKRQNIAKQTARRRKDATRQLDVKSGEGL; this comes from the coding sequence ATGATTGGGGCTGACCCGGTGGAACTGATTGCCTTTTACATATTGGCGGCCATCGTCACGATTTCCGCTATCGCGGTGATCGCGGCCAAGAACCCGGTGCACTCGGTGCTCTGGCTGATCCTTACTTTCTTTACGTCGGCCGGGCTGCTCGTCCTGATCGGGGCGGAATTTCTCGCCATGTTGCTGGTCGTCGTCTATGTCGGCGCGGTTGCCGTGCTGTTCCTGTTCGTTGTGATGATGCTCGACGTGGACTTTGTTGAGCTGAAGCAGGGCTTCCTCGGCTATCTGCCGTTTGGCGTCCTGATGGGGATTGCCTTCATTGCCGAGATCGCGCTGGCGACCTTTGCGCGTGGCGGCGGCAACGACAATTTCAATCCGTATCCTGGCGCCGAGACGAATGCCGAGGCGATTGGCCAGGTCATGTACACCGATTACCTGCTGCTCTTTCAGCTGTCGGGCATCATCCTGCTGGTCGCCATGATCGGCGCCATTGTGCTGACGCTTCGTCATCGCCCGCACGTCAAACGACAGAATATCGCGAAGCAGACCGCGCGCCGCCGCAAGGATGCGACGCGTCAGCTGGACGTCAAATCGGGCGAGGGGCTGTAG
- the nuoK gene encoding NADH-quinone oxidoreductase subunit NuoK, whose translation MDITVNHFLAVSAVLFTTGVVGIFVNRKNIIVILMAIELILLSVNLNLVAFSVFSGTITGQIFAMLVLTVAAAEAAVGLAILVVYFRNRGDIAVESVDLMKG comes from the coding sequence ATGGATATTACCGTCAATCACTTCCTGGCCGTTTCGGCAGTGCTGTTCACGACAGGCGTCGTCGGCATCTTTGTGAACCGTAAGAACATTATCGTCATCCTGATGGCGATCGAGCTGATCCTGCTTTCGGTCAATCTGAACCTGGTGGCATTCTCTGTTTTCTCCGGCACGATCACCGGGCAGATCTTTGCCATGCTTGTACTGACTGTCGCGGCCGCTGAGGCCGCCGTGGGGCTTGCGATCCTGGTGGTCTACTTCCGCAATCGCGGCGATATCGCCGTCGAGAGCGTGGATCTGATGAAGGGCTGA